Genomic window (Pseudovibrio brasiliensis):
GACGCACTTTAATAAGCCACCTGCATATCGCAGAGGCAAACTAACTAGGAGATATCACGATGGCTAAAGGCACCGTGAAATGGTTCAACACCACTAAAGGTTTCGGTTTCATCGCACCTGAAGACGGAAGCAAAGACGTTTTCGTTCACATTTCAGCTGTAGAGCGCTCCGGTCTTTCCACTCTGGCAGACGGCCAGGAAGTGACCTTTGAACTGGAATCCGGCCGTGACGGTCGCCAGAGCGCTGTAAACCTCGAAACCGTATAATTCGAGCGACACAGTTTCTAAAAAGAGAGCGTAGCAATGCGCTCTCTTTTTTTGTTTGGAGTTCACTCCAAACTTTGGGCACCGATCTTGAGAGCATCGATTGAGCTACTCAGGGGATCCCAACCTGCCCATTTCGTTTCTTCTTGCCAATCCACTCTGAAGCTAGTGTAAGGTACGGTATCGTACTTGCCAGAGAGTTGGAAGCATTGCATGGAAACAGAAAAAAAGGTGTCACGTGGTGAAAAGCGCAGAAATGAGCTTCTGGAAATAGCAACTGACACGATTATCGAACTTGGCTACGCCAACACGTCGATGGATGAGATTGTCAGACGTGCACGCGCCTCCAAAACCACGGTCTACAGACACTTCAAAAACAAAGAAGCAATGCTGGCGGAGATTGTCAGCAATCTGTCCGAAGGACCAGTCCTCTCAATCAAGCCTCTCGATTCCCATGCAGACGGCGGATCTCTTCAGGAGTTGGAGGAGATACTCTTTGTCTTTGGCAAAGCAGTGTTGACCCTCATCTATGATGACAGAACTTTAGGGCTTTGGCGCATGCTCATCGGAGAGGGCAGTCGCGCGCAGCATATCACGAAGTCCTTCTTCCAGCTCGGTCCCAAGCGCGCAAGTTCCAGCATTGCACAGCAACTGCAACTCGCCAATGAGCTTGGAATTATCTCAGTTGAACACGCCGAAAAGGCAGCGAGCATATTCATGGGTATGCTGCGCGAAGACACGCACCTTGCGTTGCTATTGGGCGTTCAGTCAGCACCGAGTGAAGAAGCAACTTCATCTCATGTTCGCCAATGCGTACGCGACTTCATGAAAGCTCACAGGGCCTAGCTGCACCGACTTGGAGCCGGCCCGAAACCTGCGAAGCTTGACGAAAGCATTTTTTGCCTGCTAAGTGTACGGTACAGTATCGTACACTTATGGAGGTAGAGATGCTTGACAATAACACTGTTGCACATTCCATCGTAACCCGCGCCGAGGCTATGCCAACGCCGCAGCACATCAGTCTGAACAAAATCAGGAAGTCAAAAGACGGTCTGGAGCTTGAGGTTGATTTAATCGCTGAACTTACAGGTGATGGCCTGGTCAAGAGTGGCGTGGTACAGCCCAACGTGCCCGGTTTCGGTGCTTTTGAACTCCTCTGCGATGAAGGCTCATCCATTGGTGGAGCAGATACCGCTCCCGCTCCACTGTCCTACCTCGCAGCTGGTATAGGCTTTTGCCTGCTGACCCATGTGCATGGGCTGGCCCAGTCCCGGAAGCTGAACATCTCCTCCATCAAGCTGGAGCAGAAGATGAAGTTCCAATCCAAAATTCCGGGAATGACGGCTGAAGAAGGCTCGGAAATGCTCGGCGTCTCGAAAGGTATCGAGACCGTCATCATCATCGAGTCGCAAGAAGACCCGTCAATGATTGCTTTGCTGGTGGAAGCAAGCGAGAAAGCCTGCATGGCGCTTCAAACCGTCGTAAACGCAATTCCGTCATCGACCACAATCATCAACAATGGCCAGAAACTCTGAGCCAGACCTGATGCGCAGGGCTGCCTGTCGAGTGAAATAGCTTAAGAGGCAGTCCTCTACTCCAACTCACCTTCTTATAAATGAAGCAGAGAAGGGCGGGGGGAAACACAATGATGTCCTCGAAAAATCCCACCTACTATCCCACCATGTTCCGTAACCAGCTGATGGCGACAATTGTCTGGGCCCAGCTCTTTGTTCTCTATTGCATCGCGCTTCTGGCCTTCAGTACACAGAATGAAAGCCACGTGTTTTGGGCTGATCCATTTATCAAGATCATACCAATCTATGCCTCAACTTGGCTCGTCATTCTCACGTCTCTGCTCTTGGGCTGGTATTGCTTTACAAAGCTTGGCTGGGCAGGGTTGAAAACGTACACACCTGTCACTCAGATCATTGCCGGAGCAGGCACAGCGGTCATCGTGACCTGCATAATTTGGAGCATCTTCGGAAGCAAATTGCCTGACTTTGTTCCGGCTGAAGAAAGCTCTCGCCCCGGCTTCCTCTTTGGTATGGTTGCCGGATACGGTGAAGAGCTATTGTTCCGCATGCTGATCAGTTCACCTGTCTTTTTCGGCATGTTCAGTCTGCTGGCAGGCGTAAAGCACACCTATCGTGTGTTTTGGTCGGCATTGACCGCGGTTCTCATCGCCGCGATTGCCTTTGTTATCTTTCATGAACTTGGCGAAACCGACCACACACTGATGTGGAACTTGATAGCCACCCGCATGCTTGTGCCGGGGCTGATAATGGGGAGCCTGTTTTTTCTGCTTGGGCCGGGTTTTGTCATTTTTATGCATGCCTCAATGCACATAATGATACCGCTGCTGTTTAACTGATCACAAAACGTGTCGCGCGCAGCCATCGGCACGCGACACGCAACTTGCCTCAAACAACCACCGCCCGCATGGCCTCCCATAAAGGCCGGGTGAGCTCCGTCTCAATCAAGGTCACTGCTTCATTTCCACGTGCACGACACTTATCTCGTCGCAAACCGGTGCGTTGAAAACCATTCTTTTCTTGTACGCGAAGAGAGCCATGATTTTCGTCGAAGGCCCCACAAGTGATCCGCTCGGAATCAAGGACTTCAAAGCAGTATCGAACAACCTCTGCCGTCGCTTCACTCATAAAGCCCTTGCCCCAGAATGGCTTGGCCAACCAATAACCAATCAAAGGCACACCTTCCTCTGAGATGTGGATGCTGATAACTCCTACAATACGGTGCTCGAACTCGATGGCCCAGTTGACCTCCTGTGTCAGCGGAGTGTTTGCGCAATTACTTAACCACCACTCACCATCGGCTTTGGTGTAGGGATAAGGCACCACAGACAGCATCCGCGTAACCTCAAAGTTATTGAGGTGGTCGCAAATCAGCGTCAGGTCATTTTCTCGAAGTGCTCGCAAAGCTAGGCGCTTTGTTTTAAGCTCAGGAAATTCCATTTTAACAACACCTTTGCTAGCTAACCAGCCTCAAACAGCCACAGCCCGCATGGCTTCCCATAGATCGCGGGTGAGTTCTACGTTAATCAGGGTGATGTCTTCCTCACCACGGGCGCGGCTTTTGTCGGGTTGGGTGCCGACGGTCTGGAAGCCGTTTTGGGCCAGCACGTTCAGCGAGCCATCATTCTCCTCAAAGGCGCCGGACGTAACCTTGGTCGCCCCAAGCGTTTCAAAGCAGTAGTCAACCACCGCCTCGGTTGCTTCGCTCATATAGCCTTTGCCCCAGAACGGTTGGCCAAGCCAGTAGCCGATGCGTGGGTAGCCATCCTCTGCAATTCGGATGCCGATAACACCTGTAAACCCGTGCTCAGATTCAATAACCCAGTTGGTCTCTTTAGTCAGAGGCGTCTCGCTGATGTGGTTGAGCCACCATTCGCCATCAGCCTTTGTGTAGGGGTAAGGAACCACAGTCAGCATTTTGCTGACTTCAAAGTTATTTATGTTCTCACAAATCGGCTCCAGATCATCCTGCCGAAACTGGCGAAGGGTGAGGCGACTGGTGTTGAGTTCAGGAAACATTTTCTATCCAACTTCTTGTATTTAGGAGCGCTTGGTCATTCGATCTCAAACACTCTGGAATGTCGTTGGCTGCTGGTGTGCTCAGGCAATCGTAAGCCGTTCTGCCCACTGGTCTTTCGTCAAACTGAAAGAAACACTCGGCAGTGTTTCACCTTGGCGAGATCGCGGTGTCGAAAAGCCTCTGCCGACTTCGCGAAAACCCAGTTTTTGCAGAACACGCAGGCTGGCAGGATTTTCTTCAAGCGCGGAGGTGTAGATTGTCGGCAACTTGAGCGTTTCAAAGCCATATGCTGTGACAGCTTCAGCGGCCTCACTCATATAGCCTTTGCCCCACAGATGCTCTGCAAGCCAGTACCCCAGAATAGGTTTTCCGCTTTGCAGCTTCATCAGCGTGATCGCACCGGAAAAACCAGCTGGCCCCTCAACAACCCAGGCAATCTTTTCAGAAAACGGAGTGGTACGGCAAAAGTTGATCCACCATTCTCCATCCTCTTTGGAATAAGGATAGGGGACTTCAGAAAGTGTTTTCACGACCGCAAAATTATTGATGTGCGTACAAAGCGGCTCCAGATCCGTGTGCTTGAACTGGCGCAGTGTCAGCCTGTCTGTTTTAAGTTCAGGAAACATCTTAAATACTCATATGCTTGCATCTGTGCTGGTCAGGCGAAGAAAGTCATTGCGGGTTATCTGAAGTTGGATCTCATCCAGCTCTGCATTGTCGCGTGCACGGCAAACATGCTTGGCCTCGCCCGTGATTTTGAAGCCGTACTTGGTCAGCACGCGCATTGAGGCCGGGTTTTCTTTGAAAACACCGGTGCGCACCACATGAAGCTCTCGCTCTTCAAAGAGATAAGCAAGAACTGTCTGCAAAGCTTCGCTCATCAGGCCTTTGCCCCAATGCTCTCGCCCAAGCCAGTATCCAACACTCGCAGCCCCTTGCAGTTCTTTGGCTTTAAACCCACCACAAAACTGTCCATCAAACTCAATGGCCCACGTCACATTCTCAGCTGTGTTGTTCGCAAGCGCCTGCGCAATGTAATCCCGCCCATCCTCTTCAGAAAACGGATGCGGCTGACTGCTCAGAGATTTAGAGACCTCAAAGTCCCCCAAATAAGCACAGAGCCTCTCAAGATCTCCTGCCCGCATTTCCCTCAGCACAAGTCGATCGCTGCGGAGCACTGGGAAAGTGTTTTGGGTCTTCATGGTGATCAGCTTTCTGCTTCTGCAAGATCCACGAAATCGGCGAGGGGCAAGGCAAGCCGGATATGAGGAACCATCGTATCACCACGTCCTTTGGAGGGGATAGATTCTTCTCCAACTTTGCTGAAGCCCATTTTATCCAACAAGTGAGAAGAGGCAGGATTGTCTGCAAAGACACCGGCCTCAAAGCGTGTCACAGCGCGGTGTTCAAACCCAAAACGTAAAACCGTACGAAGAGCTTCACCCATATAACCACGGCCCCAGTAGGGTTCACCCATCCAGTAACCGGTCCAGCCAGTGCCATCCTCAAATTTTGCCCAGATACAGCCAACCAGGCCGGTTCCATCATCAATCGCCCACAACACCACACTGGCCGGATCATTAGTCCGGCCACGACTGATGTAAAACCTGCCGGTTTCCTCCGTAAACGGATGCGGCATGCCTGAAAGCATGCTCGCAATCGCGTAGGAGTTTGCCAGTTGAACAAGGCGATCGAGATCACCGTCGTCGATCATGCGCAATCGGAGACGGTCTGTTTTCAGCTCTGGAAAAACCACTTTATCTTATCCCCGCCACAGCAAGTTGTGGTTGCTCTACCGCCTGACCCAGTTTGAGTTCGAAGTTCTGTGTCTCCACCTCATCAGTTCCTCTGGAGACACAAGAGTGCGTACAAACGGAGGTCGGAACGAAGCCATTTTTCAAAAGAACGCGAAATGACGCAGGATTCTCCGAAAAAACGCAAGCATCAACGTTTTCGACGCTCCGCTCGGATTGCAGATAGTTTACAACGGCTTGCACCGCTTCACTCATGTAGCCCCGCCGCCAGTAGTATTTTCCAAGCGCGTAGCCCAGAGACGCGGATTCTCCAATCCGGTGCGCACCAATGGACCCAATGAACCCGGTACCATTGTCAATCGCCCAAACCACATCTGTCTTCAGATCAAAAGAATGGCTACGAGAGATAAACTCATGCGCCCACTCATCCGTGATCGGGTGTGGAAAACTGGCGGTCATCCGTGCCACATCATAGTCAGAGAACAGAAACCGCAGCCGAGGATAATCGTCTGGCTGAAGTGCTCTTAAAATCAACCGGTTGGTCTGTAATTCCGGGAAGATCATTGTGCTGCCTCCTGCACTCTGAGCTGTTGTGCTACGATGAAATCTCTAGGGGATATGCGAAACTCTTCTGTGGGATAATTTCCGGCAAGACGGGCGCGGCTACGCCCCTCATTCCGCCCTGTATGGACAAAACCAAGCTTTCTCAGCAGTGCCTGCGAGCCGGCGTTGTCGCTGAAGGCATCCGCACAAATGGAAGGGACTTCGCGTTCAAGCAAAAGGTAATTGAGTGCTGCGCTAACCGCCTCATACATAATGCCTTTCTTCCATTTCTCTTCGGCGAGCCAAAAAGCGATATCCGGTGTCAGCTGCAGATAACCGACACCCACGCCACCAATCGCGACCCCTTGAAGCTCCACGACCCAGTTCACAGCATGACCTAAATCACCGGGCATAAACCTCTGCAGAAACACCTCAGCATCTGCCTTTGTGAAAGGGTGGGGCTGTGATGCCAGCATGCGTGTAATGTTCTGATTTTGCAGCAGTTCCACAAGGCGTGGCGCATCCGTCTCTCTCCATTCCCGCAGTGTCAGGCTTGCTGTTCTCAAACGAGGGAAAGTGGTCATTGTGCTGCCTCCTGCACTCTGAGCTGTTGTGCTGCAATGAAATCCAACGGGGATATGGCGAACTCTTCTGTAGGATAATCTCTAGCCAGACGCGCCACGCTGCTCCCCATTCCTTGCCCGGTATGAACAAAGCCAAGCTTACGCATCAGCGCTTGAGAACCCATGTTATCGCTGAATGCATCCGCAACGATCTTGGGGAGTTCACGTTCAAGAAGAAGGTAGCGCAAGGCTTCACTAACAGCCTCAAACATAATGCCCTTTTGCCAGTGCTCCTCGGCCAGCCACCATCCGATGCCGGGCGTGTCATTCAAAGGCCGGGCACCAACGCCGCCAATCACTTCTCCCTGAAGCTCAACGGCCCAGTTCACAGCCTCGTTCAGATCACCGGGGATTGCTGTCTGCAGAAAAGCTTCTGCGTCCGCCTTGGTAAAGGGGTGTGGTTTAGAAGTCAGCATACGCGTAATGCTATGATTTTGAAAGAGTTTCAGTGCGCGTGGTGCATCTGTCTCTCTCCACTCCCGCAGTGTCAGGCTGGTCGTTCTTAAGCGAGGAAAAGTGGTCATAGCGCAGCTCCCATCATCACATGCGCATCACCATGCAGTGCCTCAAACCGATCCCGCGGCAGGTGCATGATGATATTCTCAACGTCTTGTTGCAGAGGTTTAGAGTAGCGAAGGCAAACACCAGCTGGCTCAAAGCCTAGCTTTTTCAATAGCTTCTGAGAGGAGTAGTTCGTCGCAAATACACGAGCGCCAAACACATCACATGCCTCGCGCGAAAAGCCCCAGTGGAGTGCGGCAACACATGCTTCAACCATAAAGCCTTGCCCCTGAGCTTTCTGAGAAAGCCAGTACCCAATGGTTGGCAGCTCCGGGAACTCCTTGAGATCACCGGGCTTTTGAATTTCTACTCCACCAATAAGTGCGCCGTTGTGTTCAATGGCGAAGGGGAAGTTGTCTATTTCCGGATCTGCATTCAAGGCAAATTGAGCAACAGTATCCAACTCGCTCCTAAGCGGAGGCCAGCTTGCACCTGTTAGCCAGCGGATAATTTCATAATCTGAGTGCCCGATTTCCCAATAATCTTGAAGATCTTCAGGTTTGTAACGGCGAAGCCTCAGTCTTTGGGTATCTAAAGTTGTGGTGAGCATTGTAAAAGGCCTTGTAAATCAAACGCATATTTCTCTGGTCGTTATTTGAAATGGATAAGTGAAGGTAAAACGCAGCAGTCCCCGATGATCCGGAATGCAGACATGACGAATGCATCAGGATCAGAAGGATCGCTGGTTTTGTGTGGTTGAGGGTATGCCGTGACAGGCAAACAACAATCACGCTGCCGGAAGCAGGTTGCTATCGCTGCAACCTGCTGATCTGGCATCACTTAACCAGCAGATCCCCATCGCGTATTCGCGATCCATTGGGTGCGGGTCAGTGTAAAGCGTGTGGCATCCACCACGGCCATAGCGCCGAGAGAATGCAGCTTTGTTGCTCCATCCTGCTTAAAGCCGCACTTGGTCAAAACCCGGTGCGAGGCAGGGTTGCTCACACGGCAAGACGCGGAGAGCTCCTTAACGCCGTTGGCAAAAGCGAATTCGATAACAGACTGAACTGCTTCTGTCGCATATCCCTGGTTCCAGAATGGCTCGCCCACCCAATAACCCAGATGCACAGCACCAAAGTCTTCGGCAAGCGGATTGAAACCGATAGCGCCAATAAAGCGGCCAGTGTTCTTCATGCGGATCGCGAATGTCGCTTGAGACGGTAACTGAACTTCACACCGCTTTACGAGCGCTTTAGCGTCTTCGTACGTGAATGGATGCGGCATGTTCGTCAGTTTCTCAGCGATCCGACGGTTGTTGGCCAAAAACAGGATGTCAGCCACATCATCCTTGCGCGCTCGGTCGACGACGAGACGCGCGGTGTCCTGCGGCGACCCGGCCGCAAAGCAACTGCTTTCTTCTGGGATCTCTTCGTATTCAACTACCATGGTTTCTACTCCGGTCTTGCTGCCCGTCCCACTGGGCAAAGAAAAAGGGGAAGACGGTGTCCCATCTACCCCTTAATCTTGATCTTTTTGATCTTGACCGGATTTTCCTAAATCCGCCGGGGTCTTGATGAGACGCCGACGATTTGGATTTCCACGTCAGCGTTACTCAGCGGCGAGCGCCACTGGCATCACATTAATAAATGTTCGGCCGTTGCGTTTTTCTTCGAACGCAACTTTGCCTTCTACGGTCGCAAAGATAGTATGGTCTTTACCCATGCCTACACCTGCGCCTGGGTGCCACTTAGTGCCACGCTGACGTGCGATGATATTGCCAGGTACGACAGCTTCGCCACCGTATTTTTTGATGCCAAGGCGGCGACCAGCTGAATCGCGACCGTTGCGGGATGAACCGCCAGCTTTTTTATGAGCCATAACGAAGTACTCCTCGTTTAATCTCTAGGATAGCAACTGCGCGAATTACTTCGCTGCGAGTTCCTTAGCCTGTTCAACCCAGTTATCGCGTTCAAAACGGCCTTTCAGACCAGCTTCTTCTTCAACGCGGGCGATATCTTCAGCGGAGAAACCTGCGATCTGTGCGTAGGTGGAAACACCTGCTGCATTCAGCTTTTTCTCGATTGCTGGGCCAAGACCCTGCAACTTCTTCAGATCGTCGGAACCTTCAGCAGCTGGTGCAGCAGCAGCTTTCTTAGGAGCCGCAGCTTTTTTAGCTGGCTTCGCGCCACCGGTCAGGATGTCTGTGATCTTCACGGTAGTGAATGCCTGACGGTGACCGTTGCGACGACGGGAGTTCTGACGACGACGCTTTTTGAAGATGATGATCTTGCGATCACGACCCTGCTCAACAACTTCAGCTACAACAGAAGCGCCTTCAACGGTTGGTGCACCGATGGTGGTTTCAGCATCTGAACCAACCATGAGAACTTCGTCAAAAGTTACTGTTTCACCAGCTTCAGCAGAAACTTTTTCGATCTTCAGGAGATCGTCAGCAGCAACAGTGTACTGTTTACCGCCTGTTTTGATGACTGCGAACATGCGCATGTCCTTCTTATCTTAAAGCGCACCCTTCGGCGTCGCAGGTATCTGCGAACTTGTTCGACCGTTTCCCTAATTGCTCTGGGAACGTCCCTCTGTGGGGAGATCGACCGCAAACTCTGGAAAAACCAGAAGGCGATTTCGATGTCTTGCCTCGGACAGCGCGGAAAAGCGGGATTACCCGCAATTTATTGAGCTGCTGGAATATACGCAGGCATTCTGGAATGTCAACGCAGAATCTCGCCAATAATATTAGAAATACGAGTGGTGAGATCTATGTCACATAAGATTAACTTTCAAAGAACGCTCCGGTGCCGGAGTGATTCGCGCTATGGTTGCGCAAACAGATTTATACCTACGATCTAATTGTTACGTCCAAATACCTATTCCGCTGCGTTTAAACGCCCATTCTGCGATTGGTTTAAGGATCGATAAACCTTCGCCAGCCAACAATAGGGCAACGCGATTTGTGCATGTTCCATACAAGTGCTAGGGGAGGATTGGGCGCTCAATATGGAATGACTGTGACAATCTCGCGATCATTATCATCCAATGAATTAAACCGCATACGTGCGGGGGGCATAAAATGCGCATTCCAAAGTTCGCCTGGATATATTCCGTCGTAACGAGAGTTACGGCCCTTGGATTACTGCCGATACTTGTGCTGGGTGGGGCACTGATTTCCCTCTCCCAAATGAATAGTCAGAATGATGAGTTCCAGAAAAACACGCAGACCTACAACCAGCTGATGCAAAACGCTCAGGCGATCAGTGCTGCGGTTGACCGTATGCGAGCAATCGGGGGAGAGTTTTTGCTCCACCCAAAAGCAGAAGCCGCTGATATTGCAGCAGAGGCCCGCGAGCGCGTTGTTGTATTGGTTGAAGAAACACGCGAACTGAACGTTCCGGGCATCGAAGATGAGCTCTACGACAATCTGGAAGGCTATGCCTACGGGTTCTCTGAGACATTTGGTGCCGTTGTAGAAGCGACGCTGGAGCGTGGCACCAACTCTGACGGAGGCCTCATTTCAGTCCTCCAGGGTGCAAGCTCCACAATGCAGCTGGAAATCAACAAGGCACGCCGTCAACTGAACGTCAGCAAAGACACACACCGTGTTGCAGGCTTGCTGAAGGATCTTCAGGCCATGGAATGGACCATTGGCGTTGACGGCTACGAAATTGAAAAGAGCACCTTCAAGAGCCGTATTGAGCAGTTTGGTATGGTCATCCAAACCGCGAAGATGCCAGAAGAAACATCTGCCAAGGTCAATGAGCTCTGGGCCACTTACACTGAAACACTGGACGAAATCGAAACCCTGAATGCAGATATTCAGGAAGAAATGGTGTTCGCGCTGGAACAGCTGGATGAGATGATCCCGGCAGCGCAGCAGCTTAACGATTTCGGTGTTGCAGGAGAACAAGAAGCAACAGCGCTGCACCATGAAGCTTCAGCTGCCAGCATGCAGCGCTTTTTGTTGCAGGCCGGCGCAATGGGCGTCATCGGTCTGATGATTGCCGGTTACATCGCATGGCGCATCTCTCGTCCACTGGCTAATCTGCATCAGGCCATGAGCGTGCTGGCAAAGGGTGATGTCTCAATCGATATCGAAGGCACCAATGGCCGCGATGAGTTTGCCAAGATGGCAAAAATTCTCGAAGTGTTCCGTGCCAACGCGATCGAGCGCAATCAGCTCAACGATGAGCGGGATGAAGACAACAACCGTCGTCAGGAGCGTGAGCAAAAAGTGGCTATGCTGGTGCGTGAGTTTGAAAGAGCAGCAACAGCTGCGGGCGACGGTTTCAACTCAGCAATCCAGTCACTGCATGAAGCTTCATTTGCATTGAACGTCACCGTTGAAAGCGTTTCCGATAAAGCTGGTAAGGCTGGAGAAGCCGTCAGCCACGCCTCTTCCTCGGTTGCAACAGTAGCCTCTGCCAGTGAGGAAATGTCTCTCTCCATTAAGGAAGTGGCTTCCGAAGCTGTAAATTCCAAAGACGTTGCGGATGAAGTTGGCAGTCTTGTCATCAACACCTCCAAGACAATTCAGGAGCTTGCAGAGTCTGCATCTCGCATTGGCCAGGTCGTCAACCTCATTAAGGACATCGCCGACCAGACCAACCTCCTTGCACTCAATGCGACCATCGAAGCGGCTCGTGCAGGTGAGATGGGTAAAGGCTTTGCTGTTGTGGCATCTGAGGTGAAGCATCTGGCAAACCAGACCACCACGGCGACTGAAGAGATCTCTCAGCAGATCCATGCAATCCAGCAGGTGTCTACAGATGCGGTCGGGTCCATTGAAAAGGTAACCAGCATGATGGAAAAGCTGTCCACCAGCTCTTCTGCGGTTGCCGCAGCCGTGGAACAGCAATCTGTAACCGTCGGTGAAATTGCCCGCTCTGTGACAGACGCTTCTGATCAATCCCGCATTGGCGAGTCTGAAATGGTTGAGGTTGCCAATACCATTGAAAACTCCACCAAGACGGCCGAGGACATCAACAATCAGGCAGACAACATCTCTGAAGAGGCTGATCAGTTCAACCGCTCGATTAAAGCTTTCCTTGAGGACGTTCAGGCTGCCTAAACCTCTCAAAATTTGCAATTATTTCAACGCAGTGGGTTCGCTCACTGCGTTTTTTAGTGCTTGAGTAAGGTCAGTTGTGAGTTATCTGCGGCATAGAAGCCGCAGGGCTTGCCCAAGGGAAAGCTTCTTTATAAGGTCCGGCAATCCTCAAAGCGAGGATCAAGCGGGAGAGTTGCCGGAGTGGTCGAACGGGGCGGTCTCGAAAACCGTTGAGCACGCAAGTGTTCCGAGGGTTCGAATCCCTCACTCTCCGCCATTTAATCCTTTCGATGGCTTTGACCGCAATTTTGGCGGAACTCAGTTCGTTTTGATCGCCAAAACGGAACAAAAATTAATCCGGTAGTAGAGTCATCTCTCCATTTTGACATCTCTCTTGATTGAACGGTCCATGCACATTCTGTGCTTCCTCTGAGCGTTACCTTCAATCGACATCGTTCAGACAAACCAAAAGCAACGCAATCTAATGCCTGCTGAAAGTCATCAAATGCTTCATGCCAGCCTGCAAAACTAACGAGAAATTCGGTGCGTGTTTTTTGAACTGTGATTTCAAAACCATTTGGAGTTCGGCAATGAATCCTTAATCGATCTGGATCTTGAGAGACATGATCTGGGCCACAATTTTCCAGCAGGGTGAGTATTCCTTCTTGCCATTGGGGCATATTATAAACCTCTGTAATTTATATGATTACTTCACCTTCCCAATAATCATCGTCAGCCACTTCTCATCCTTATTGTAAGGCTTATTGCTTTGTGTGATACGAGCATCTTGCAGCTCTAAGCTGGGAACATCCGCGAGAATGGCTTTGAAGCGGTCTTCGGTCATCATGGAGAAGCGACGACCATCATCTCGTGGGATTTCTCCGTCTCCC
Coding sequences:
- a CDS encoding cold-shock protein; its protein translation is MAKGTVKWFNTTKGFGFIAPEDGSKDVFVHISAVERSGLSTLADGQEVTFELESGRDGRQSAVNLETV
- a CDS encoding TetR/AcrR family transcriptional regulator; translated protein: METEKKVSRGEKRRNELLEIATDTIIELGYANTSMDEIVRRARASKTTVYRHFKNKEAMLAEIVSNLSEGPVLSIKPLDSHADGGSLQELEEILFVFGKAVLTLIYDDRTLGLWRMLIGEGSRAQHITKSFFQLGPKRASSSIAQQLQLANELGIISVEHAEKAASIFMGMLREDTHLALLLGVQSAPSEEATSSHVRQCVRDFMKAHRA
- a CDS encoding OsmC family protein; translated protein: MLDNNTVAHSIVTRAEAMPTPQHISLNKIRKSKDGLELEVDLIAELTGDGLVKSGVVQPNVPGFGAFELLCDEGSSIGGADTAPAPLSYLAAGIGFCLLTHVHGLAQSRKLNISSIKLEQKMKFQSKIPGMTAEEGSEMLGVSKGIETVIIIESQEDPSMIALLVEASEKACMALQTVVNAIPSSTTIINNGQKL
- a CDS encoding GNAT family N-acetyltransferase is translated as MEFPELKTKRLALRALRENDLTLICDHLNNFEVTRMLSVVPYPYTKADGEWWLSNCANTPLTQEVNWAIEFEHRIVGVISIHISEEGVPLIGYWLAKPFWGKGFMSEATAEVVRYCFEVLDSERITCGAFDENHGSLRVQEKNGFQRTGLRRDKCRARGNEAVTLIETELTRPLWEAMRAVVV
- a CDS encoding GNAT family N-acetyltransferase, which codes for MFPELNTSRLTLRQFRQDDLEPICENINNFEVSKMLTVVPYPYTKADGEWWLNHISETPLTKETNWVIESEHGFTGVIGIRIAEDGYPRIGYWLGQPFWGKGYMSEATEAVVDYCFETLGATKVTSGAFEENDGSLNVLAQNGFQTVGTQPDKSRARGEEDITLINVELTRDLWEAMRAVAV
- a CDS encoding GNAT family N-acetyltransferase, translated to MFPELKTDRLTLRQFKHTDLEPLCTHINNFAVVKTLSEVPYPYSKEDGEWWINFCRTTPFSEKIAWVVEGPAGFSGAITLMKLQSGKPILGYWLAEHLWGKGYMSEAAEAVTAYGFETLKLPTIYTSALEENPASLRVLQKLGFREVGRGFSTPRSRQGETLPSVSFSLTKDQWAERLTIA
- a CDS encoding GNAT family N-acetyltransferase; this encodes MKTQNTFPVLRSDRLVLREMRAGDLERLCAYLGDFEVSKSLSSQPHPFSEEDGRDYIAQALANNTAENVTWAIEFDGQFCGGFKAKELQGAASVGYWLGREHWGKGLMSEALQTVLAYLFEERELHVVRTGVFKENPASMRVLTKYGFKITGEAKHVCRARDNAELDEIQLQITRNDFLRLTSTDASI
- a CDS encoding GNAT family N-acetyltransferase; this translates as MVFPELKTDRLRLRMIDDGDLDRLVQLANSYAIASMLSGMPHPFTEETGRFYISRGRTNDPASVVLWAIDDGTGLVGCIWAKFEDGTGWTGYWMGEPYWGRGYMGEALRTVLRFGFEHRAVTRFEAGVFADNPASSHLLDKMGFSKVGEESIPSKGRGDTMVPHIRLALPLADFVDLAEAES
- a CDS encoding GNAT family N-acetyltransferase, whose protein sequence is MIFPELQTNRLILRALQPDDYPRLRFLFSDYDVARMTASFPHPITDEWAHEFISRSHSFDLKTDVVWAIDNGTGFIGSIGAHRIGESASLGYALGKYYWRRGYMSEAVQAVVNYLQSERSVENVDACVFSENPASFRVLLKNGFVPTSVCTHSCVSRGTDEVETQNFELKLGQAVEQPQLAVAGIR
- a CDS encoding GNAT family N-acetyltransferase, whose protein sequence is MTTFPRLRTASLTLREWRETDAPRLVELLQNQNITRMLASQPHPFTKADAEVFLQRFMPGDLGHAVNWVVELQGVAIGGVGVGYLQLTPDIAFWLAEEKWKKGIMYEAVSAALNYLLLEREVPSICADAFSDNAGSQALLRKLGFVHTGRNEGRSRARLAGNYPTEEFRISPRDFIVAQQLRVQEAAQ
- a CDS encoding GNAT family N-acetyltransferase; this encodes MTTFPRLRTTSLTLREWRETDAPRALKLFQNHSITRMLTSKPHPFTKADAEAFLQTAIPGDLNEAVNWAVELQGEVIGGVGARPLNDTPGIGWWLAEEHWQKGIMFEAVSEALRYLLLERELPKIVADAFSDNMGSQALMRKLGFVHTGQGMGSSVARLARDYPTEEFAISPLDFIAAQQLRVQEAAQ
- a CDS encoding GNAT family N-acetyltransferase, giving the protein MLTTTLDTQRLRLRRYKPEDLQDYWEIGHSDYEIIRWLTGASWPPLRSELDTVAQFALNADPEIDNFPFAIEHNGALIGGVEIQKPGDLKEFPELPTIGYWLSQKAQGQGFMVEACVAALHWGFSREACDVFGARVFATNYSSQKLLKKLGFEPAGVCLRYSKPLQQDVENIIMHLPRDRFEALHGDAHVMMGAAL